The Epinephelus lanceolatus isolate andai-2023 chromosome 19, ASM4190304v1, whole genome shotgun sequence DNA segment GTTGACACCCGGGAGTATGTGGCTGCCTGCACAGTCTGCGCCCGCAGTAAGACCCAACATCTGTCACCTGCTGGACTTTTACGCCCTCTGCCCATTCCTAGCCGCCCTTGGTCCCACATTGCTTTGGACTTTGTCACTGGCCTGCCTGACTCCCAAGGTAACTCAGTCATACTCACAGTAGTTGACAGGTTTTCTAAAGAAGCCCACTTTATTGCTCTCTCAAAGCTGCCTTCAGCAATGGAAACAGTTAACCTGTTAACTGAACATGTCATAAAGTTACATGGTATTCCTTCTGATATTGTCTCTGACCGCGGCCCTCAATTCATCTCTCAAGTTTGGAGGGGGTTTTGTAAGGCTTTAGGGGCTACAGCCAGCCTGTCATCAGGTTTTCATCCTCAGACCAATGGCCAATCTGAGAGAGCAAATCAAGAGTTAGAAGCTGCTCTACGTTGCATGACCTCTGCTAACCCTTCTTCCTGGAGTTCCATGTTGCCTTGGATTGAATATGCACACAATACTCTGCCTTGCTCTGCCACCGGACTGTCACCTTTTGAAGCCTCTCTAGGTTATCTGCCTCCTTTGTTCCCGGACCATGAGGTGGAGTTGGCTGTTCCTTCGGTCCAGGCCCACGTTCACCGCTGCAAGGAGGTTTGGACCCAGACCCAGAGGGCACTTGAACGTTCCCAGCAAAGTGCCCAGGACACTGCTAACCGCCGGAGGAGGCCAGCCCCCCAGTATCAACCAGGTCAGTCGGTGTGGCTGTCAactcagaacattccacttcatGTTGAATCCCGTAAGCTCTCTCCTCGTTTCATTGGTCCATTCCCCATCTCCAAAATAATCAACCCTGTTGCAGTAAAGCTTTCTCTACCCAATAATATGAGGATCCACCCTGTGTTCCATGTATCTCAACTCAAACCAGTGTCTACCAGTGTGCTGTGTCCTCCTGCTGcttccccccctcccccccgtATTATTGATGACCATCCTGCCTTCACGGTCAACCGTTTGGTTGATGTGCGGCGTCGTGGCCGGGGCCTCCAGTACCTGGTGGACTGGGAGGGGTATGGTCCGGAGGAGCGCTCTTGGGTCCCTCAGTCCTTCATCTTGGACCCTGCTTTGGTCCGGGAGTTCCATCGTCGCCTGGAGGCGCCCGATGAGGGGGGGGTACTGTTAGGATTGCACTTGTGTTTTTCCTTTCCTCCtgttccccccccccctttctgtCAGCAGGAGCAGGCAAGGCGTGGCTTCTTCTACTCACCTGCAGGCAGTCAGCAATCATCCACTCACCTGCACACATTCTGCAATCACCCTGGTGTATATAGATCGGCTCTTCCCTTCAGTCATCGCCAATTCGTTGTAAACCCCTCGTGGTAATGTTCTCGGCCTCGGTCTTGTACCAGCTCTGTATGAGTTTTGTTCTTGTTGTACATTCTTGGCTCCTGACTCCGTTCTCCTCTGTTGCAGCCGCCTTCACTCCGCTGCTGACCTGCCTCGCCTGCCACTGCCTTCACCTGCTGCACTCCAGCCTCAACCAGCAAACCCCTCAACTGTCTGCCCTGCTCCAACTCCGACATCCAATCCTGGAATACTCACCCTGCTACTGCCAAGCTCCAGCTTCTCCCCTCTGGACCTCCCCTGCCTCTGTCAAgctctgtccgtccgtccgtccgtccctCCCTCTGGACCTGCCTATCACCGATAACCGCCATTGTCAAGCCAGCCAAGCTCGTGGTCCTGCGGCAGCGTCCCCGCCTTTCACACCAGAGACCCAGGTTTGAAACCCACACAGGACACTAGTTTCAAGATTTCTTTGTGAATAAATTTGTTGAACTGAGCTCTGcggttttttgcatttttgagtcCTCCTTTCGTTCTTGAGTTGAACAGTCCTATGTGAAACTGAGTGaactttgtgtttatttaaggTGCCTTgttgccttgttttttttttctaaacctattTTACGTAACCCGTCTTACCTGAACCTAACCTACGCAACTTTCCGTTAAGTACGTGACTTTACATTAGTTACATAACATAACAAGGCCATTCATGGGCCATAAATACATTAGATATTATACAAATCATTGTATCAGGGTAAGTTGCTTCATACTAGAACTGTTTCTAGATGTCTGATCAAATTTGGCATAGAGTATACTAACAGGGAAGCTAAGGCTTTGTGTTGTCCGTATAAAATAATCTTTCAATTATGACTGGATAAAATGTATGATAATGTAAACACTCACATCATGCACATTAGCCTTTATTTCTCCAGACTTTTATGATAATTGcttcttttcatatttttattttaatactgaAAATAAACACTAACGAGCTTTAAAAACTTTGAGGATGTTATCAAATAAAAGCAGAGGTTAGACACCCACACATacgcatgcacacaaacacacatactcactctAGTCTGCACCTGGagatgtcacaagatttatgaATGAGGGGGGGTTGACAGATCATTTTAAATAATGGAAACACAAGCCTCAAAGGAACTGTGTCTATGACGCCAATAGGTAGTAAAATTACCCTTGAATCTGCCAAGAccaataggctccagccctgtCTGCTGCATTCCTCCTCCgcacagctcacacacactgccaTTTAAGGCTACCAAGCGTGCTGACAGACTTGTGGAAGGAGAGGGAGATAAAACGGAGCAGTGCTTCTGATATTCAACAATGACAGAGTGAGCACTTGATCACCTCTGGCATTTGTGTATCTTTAAGTCGATGGTTTGTCTGTGAAGCTCTGATATCACTgtcattttctattttctccCCATTTTTCTGCACTCTTCTTTCAGGAGCAGTCATTTGCCAAATGCACACTGATGTCATAGGTGTGCAGGTGTGCAGTCAAACTACTATAAATAGTGCTGTTGGGAGAAATCAGTGCAGAGATCAAGTATGACCTGTCTGTGTTCCAGTTAAAGTGTAATAATTCTTGAGAAATTATAAAACACATTCAATCATGGTTAACAGGAaagtgagacacactgagatTTGGTAATCACTGGTCATTATTCAACCTTGGCAAAAGTGAGGTGAGAAAATATATGATGCACACTTATCTGAGACTGCTGGGCTAACAGGTCGTGATGCATGCTTCCCTCTGTTGGACAACTAGAACAACTGTTACCTGCTCTTAAATGAAGAGCTCGCTGCACAAAGCTTTTTCAAACAGGAGTTGAAAAGTAATGATTTGCAACAGCTTATCTTGTGTGTGAGTACATGAATAAACTTTTACGTTAAGATGGACAACACAGCCATCAAGTGCTTTAAATACAGTAGAGGCTACATTTCAACAGTAAACAATGTTAATAATATGCAGAATATACTGCTATTAAAGTCCTGAAAAATTCACAGTATCATAATAATTCTAACTAGTATACTACTGGTATGATTTTCTTTTGGTTAATAGTGTCTTTGTTTCGTTTTATGTCATATTTTGGGATGTCTTGTTTATTGTATCAGTATGTAAGAGAGCATGAACTACAAGATAACTGTGCCTTGTAGTGGAAGCACAGTTAGCAGAGCCAGAAGATGCTTATGTTTGCCTTCAGTGAGGCTTTATAATAATGCAAATGAGGCTGAGTGCCTTTTCTTGTGCAGTAAATATTTTAACATCATTAACCTTAATGTTTTGTGACTTGGATGCAGTTCAGTATAATGCAACTCCAGCTGAATAGTTGAAAAGGCAATGctgtgattcattcattcatttactgtCTGTATCTGCTTATCCTGATACAGGGTGGTGGGCAGATGACATTGGGCAGAGGCGGGGTAAACCCCGGACTGATAACCAGACTattacagggctgacacatagagacagataattactcatgctcacattcacacctagaGTCGCCAATTaatctaacctgcatgtctttggactgtgggaggcaGTTGGAGAGGACCCACGTTGACACTGTGAAAGCATgcaccctcttgctgtgaggcaacagtgctaacgcTGCACCACCGAGCTGCCCCCCACTGCCCCGCAATTCCGTAAGAAGATTGATGAATATTTTTGACGTTGTGGTATAAATAGTACTGTAAATTGAGGCACAAGAGGATCCTGGTTTACAGCTGAAGTAGTAATACACTGCTCATAAGACAGGAAGTATGCTTTTGTTAGACGTGAACACTCTTATGACTGCAGGACTCTTGTGTACTTACTCTGTTGTACCACTTGATGTCACCCTTTTTACAGAAACCAGTGAACTGAAACTTTGAGCTGAGCTGATCACTCTAACACTGCTGATTCAATAGTTAGGAAACACATGGGCAGAGAGCTGTGATCGACATTTAACTCAGTATGTGAGGTAAGACGAAAGCCTGAAATACTCACTATTAAAGAAATCCCagtattggtgtgtgtgtgtgtgtgtgtgtgtgtgtgtgtgtgttttattatcTGTATTTATATATCTTTATTCCTGCATGACTCAGTATACAGTATTATTTCAGTGTGACGCTGCTTACCTTCCTCCCAGCAAACAGCATACACAGCTGATGCATGGAGCCTCCATTCTTCGTCAGCTCTTTCTTCAGGGTTTTGGGTGATGGGAGTGTCCAGCCGCCCTTGTGGTGCCCTCCTGCCGCCTCCAAGCAGTTGATGGCGTTGTCGGAGGTGAAACAAGGCGTGCGGGGGTCTTGCAGGAGGCTCCCCTCACTGTGGGTGCGCCTGCGGAGGGAGTTCTGCACACTGAGCCCCCCTCCTCCATGCTTCTCACAGGTGGCACCCTCCACCATGCTGCGGCGCTTGCTGTCGCTGCGCTGCAGGTATGCATCGTCACTGTCGTCTTCATCGTCCTCTTCCTCAGACTCCTCGTCTTCATCTTCATCGTACTCTTCCTCGTCAGTGTTGGGTGAGGAGAGGGCATCTGCGCTAAACGAGCGATCAAGGCGCAGCTCAGGGATGACAAATGAGGACGAGGAAGACGAGGGTGGAGCGTTGGTGTCAGGTGGCTCCGAGGCGTTGTCCTCATCTGTGTTTGATACCACCAGGTTCAAGTTGCCTTCCTCTTcattcctctctccctcttcttctccttcttgttcttctttctcttccccTTCACTTCCTGCACTCTTTCTGCTGgccccatcctcctcctcttcctctttccggCTCTCCAAAGTATTCACCTCTCTCCAGAGCTCCATCTCATTCCCCTCCATACTCTTCCAATCCTCACCCTCAGTGGAAGGAGGTGGTGTAGGAGGTACCTTGTGTCGCTCCTCAGATCCCATCAGACCCCCGAGAGGCATGTAGATCTCATCCAAAGGGGTGAGAGGCTCTGAGGGGTGAGGGCTGCCCAGGGTTGGGGGCTCTGAGGGACTGGAGGGATATAGGCTGCTTTCCTCACCTTCCGAGTTGCGGGGGGGCAGGTGGAGACACACACCTCCTCGATCTCCTACTCCGCCCAGCTCACAGGAAGGGGTATCAACCTTAGGCTCCAACATCTAGAAGAAGGGACAGAGTAACACAGGAGGGGGGAACAGTTAGTTAAAACAGTTGGGACAATTAATGCACTGTCTGCATATGTAAATCTGACAAGTATAACTCGGCATGATTATCATTTTCTTCGCTGCCTCTTATCACAGCTGTTTCATTTGCGGTCATTGAATATGGTTTTGAAATATCTCTGTCAAGCTAGATGTTGGTGTGAGCGAGCTGTACTGCCAGGATCAGACGAGATGATATTTAAGTCTGTTGTTAGATTAAGTGATGACAGCACACAGTCTTTCATGGCCTGCAAGCTCGGACAGGAGGGGCCAGAGCTGGACTTCCTGGATCTGGAATGTCTACAACCATGGCATCATGTAGCACGCCATGCATGTTGAACTAGTTAAATGACAGGTTAAGAATTATGACATGCTGGTCTTTCCATCAGGCCCTAATGAGGCATTGAAGAGGCATAGTAAGATGTATTTTACTACGCAGTATAAAACAACTATATTTTTGTTCCCAATACTATTTTTCATTCATAAGAAAAAGGTTGAGCTGTTAGAGACCACAGTGTGATATCAGTGCCAGATCTTATTGAGatatatttctgttttgttgttatagCTACTCTACCATACTGATGCTTGCTGCACTGATTCAGTCAAACTAAAAACAAGCTGAACCTCGGGCAGAAATTGAGGAGATTACTGCTACAAAGTGTTAGCCACCCATCTGTTCACCCACCCATCTCCTCTCTGATATGCTCCTGTCATTTCAAAATGATGTAAAATTCTCTCTAGCCCAAATCACCAAACACATACGAGCCCACTACTGCCTGCAACCACTTCCCAGGGCTTAACACAAtatcacacacaaaatacactgTCTGCCCTCTCCTCTGCCTTTAGTAATCTATCTACAGTGTATTGCCTCCTTCCCAAAATGCTGCTTTAACCTACTGCAGCCCACAGAGCCCTCAGTGGGTGGATTATTATAAATGCATTTTGAGTGGGCCAACAATGTTCAAACCCACAGAACTGTATTTCAAATTTGACTAAAGATCACAAAAGTTGCGCAATATGTAAATCTGACTTACGGAAATATTTAGAAAGTTatgaacaaaactttttttccactCGATATAATGATGCTGCCAACTTAGTtttctttctcaaaataaaatagGCATCATTACAGCTAAAAATAGGATTGGGCTTGGCTGCTGTGACTCAGAGGTAAAGTGGCTGTACACTAATGGGAGGATCGGCGGTAAAGTATCCTtggacaagatactgaaccccaaattgctcccgatggctgtgccattggtgtgtgagtgcgaGTGAATGGTTACAGAGTAGCAGTTGGCACCTTGTGGCCTCtgtcaccagtgtgtgaatgtgtgaatctgacatgtagtgtaaaagcgcctTGAGTGGTCcgaagactagaaaagcgctctacaagtgcagtccatttataACTTACAACAAATAGTTCCAGAGTATAGTGACATTATTACCCAGTGtggatgaaaaaaatgtttttcttattttgaatcAAAGGCAGACTTAAAGAGTACACGTGTGTTCAATCAACTGTGTATTGATATACATATAGATGTCATAGTATAAACTTGTTAATTTTGGTACCAGCATATTTTTATAAAAGGAGCTCAGAAACTTATCAGCATGTTCTTATCAACAGCTGTAGCTATTCAACATGCTCTGGCTGTGTTTCAGTAAACATGGCTTAAAGGAGAATATGAAGAAACCACAAGACACAAAACTTTCAACAGAGACTACGCTGGTTCAGTGTAGTTTCTCTGTTGTAGTTACAACATAAATGGGTTGAGGTGGGTTGAAAATCAACCTCAGCTACAGCTTCACCACAGGAAGTTGCTTGTGggccaaaacataaaaaacccaGAAACTCCCTGTGTGAAAATTTGTTTTAACCACTGACTATCAATGTAATAATATGCACTTTTGAATGTTAGTCATAAAGCACACAGAGGTTGAAAATATaagctctgctgctgttgtgtggTGGCATGGTATTTGCTTAAAttggacctattatgctttccttattttctgtcataagTATAATATTATAATGTCAGGTGCTTACAGTCATTCCTCGGCTGgaggtacactgctacatgtagctacatgctaatgtcagggaaacatgcaaACTTGGTTTCTGATGTTGTAAATATCTTCCAGATTTCTGATCATAGTCCTGCTGGAACATGcccggttgtgtttagaagccaaatattttttttatttgtaacagAAGACAATGCCACtatactccattacagtcattccttgGCTGAAAGCACACTGCTacttgtagctacatgctaatgtcagggaaacatgcgATCTTGGTTTCTGATGTTGTAGATTTCTTTCAGATTTCTGATCATAGCCCTGCTTGTGCTTAGAAgtttttattggtgttttttcacagtagaaagtgttgctattctctgttacagtcattcccagcTGCAAAGATGGTGCAGAGACACCATGACCCgcaaatgctgaccaatcagagcagactggactTTTTCAGAGGGGTGGCTTAAAGAGGCAGGAACTAAAATGGAGTGTCTCGGTGTGTcagtatgaggaaaatgtgtcttttgatcattaaagcatgtaaacatgttctagtagaaacccaaaatgcaagtatgaacctgggaatgagaataaTAGGTCCCTTTTTAAGCAGAGAAAGACCATGTTCAGCTGTTAAAGTTGCTATCTCAGGTAGTTTCAATCAGTCGAGTCTGTTAGGGGTAGAAACCAACTCATcttactgtaaaaacaacagacagacacaaatctGCCTTCCTTTTGTTCCCTTCAGCTAACTAAACCCAGTGTGCAGCTTAAAGGAGATGAGAAGCAAACAAAACCAGCAATAATTAGTTATTGACATGTGTAATTAAGCAGGTCTATAGAGCGATCTAAACATGGATATCTGACATAAATGTGAACTTAAATATAGTCCATTAAAACATTCATGGGGGTATTTGTAAAATCAAAGTCTTTAACTCAGTCTACAAAATCAATTCTACTTTCTTTGAGTCTGCTGCAAATCTTGTGAAGGGCCTCATTGTGCTGGTCAAGTTAACCCATGATGCAGTCACAAGACGCTCTGCTCTAATTGGAGATAATGCTGCCTCCTCTCAGACAGCTCTCATGATATTTCACAAGCTGTTTGTGTGCTTTTGCAGCTCAAATTAGTCTCCCCAGATACTGTTGCCCTGGTTGTACTCATCTCTAAACTTTCGACCTGTATTCATGAACTCTGCAAATAGCTTATAGAACTTTGGGTCAGGatcaactccaaaaaaaaaaattaactccTTAAACAAATGTTGCCCATACTGTCTGAAATTGCAGCTCATATAAATATTGTTTAAGAGTGTGTGCCAAGAATAGAAATCAGTTCatattacttttgttttttagggCCCGGactagaagaagaaaaatgtatGTGATTATTTGTATATTGAATGGTGTGAACTTTGATCTGTATACATAGGCACAATCTGAATACAGTATGTCTGGATAGAGGACACAGAGGTCTGGAATTAAGGTCGCTGAGTTTCCTGCAACAACGTGACctcaaatatttgaaatatagGCTGCGGGGAACCTCAAGGCTCTGTTCTGaatcaatttctttttttctgtgtacacATATCACTCACTGAAACTATCTGCAAATCTGAAATTTGAATAACTTCTCGCAATCCTTTACATTTGATGTGTTGTATGAGCCTTGGATGTTACAAAAATGCTCATATGGTTTAATGTTGCAAAGTATGAGGGGTAAAATTAAAAGCAGGTACCTGATAAAAATGGAGGTAATGAAAGAGCATGCAAATTGAAAAATTGCGCCGAACAAAtggatgtaaaataaaaaataaattcattagTAATTTGATTAATTTAAGGCTGATTTGATTAAAGCTGTTGTGATATTcggggcgtcggtagcttagtggatagtgccggcgccccatgtacagtggcaagaaaaagtatgtgaacCTTTTGGAATGTCATGGTTTTCTGAATAAATttgtcataaaatgtgatctGATCTTCATCTAAGTCAAGGGTATTGACAAATATAATGTGTCTAAaataataacacacaaaaaaacctgaTCTTTCATGTCTTTATTGAACACACTCATTcaacattcaaaatggcagtgGAAAAAGTAAGTGAACCCTATTAGTGAATATAATAACTGGTTGACCCCCCCTTGGCAGCAATAACTTCAACCAGGCGCTTCCTGTAGCTGTGGATCAGACCTGCACATCGTTGAGGAGGAATTTTAGCCCATTCTTCCTGGCAGAACTGCTTTAGCTCTGTCAAATTCTTTGGACGTCTCATGTGTATGGCTCTCTTCAAGTCATTCCATAGCATCTCTATTGGGTTGAGGTCTGGGCTCTGACTTGGCCACTCCAAAAGGcggattttgtttttctgatgccaTTCTGTTGTGGATTTGCTCCGGTGTTTTGGGTCGTTGTCCTGTTGCATCACCCATCCATCTTCTACACAGTTTCAGCTGACGTACAGACATTCTCAGATTATCCTGAAGAATTGTCTGATAAAGTTGGGAATTCATCTTCCCCTCAATGACTGCAAGCTGGCCAGGCCCTGATGCAGCAAAGCAGGCCCAAATCATGATGTTTCCTCCACCATACTTTACAGCTGGGATGATGTTTTCATGATGATATGCCGTGCCCTTTCTACGCCAGATGTagtgctgtgtgttttttccaaatAGTTCAATCTTAGTTTCATCACTCCACAAAACATTTTGCCAATACCGCTGTGGAGTGTCAATGTGCTCTTTTGCAAACTTCAGGCGTGCAGCAATGTTCTTTTTAGTAAGCAGTGGCTTCCTTTGTGGTGTCCTGCCGTAGATACCCTGCTTGTTCAATGTTTTACGTATTGTAGACTCGTGAACAGAGATGTTAGCCAGTTCCAGTGATGCGTTCAAATCTCTGGCTGTCATTCGGGGTTGTTTCTTTACCTCATTGATGAGTCTTCGTTGTGCTCTCTGTGTCATTTTGACTGGGCATCCACTTCTTGGTAGAGTAGCAACAGTCCCAAAGTGTCTCCATTTGTAGATTGTTTGCCTAACTGTAGACTGGTGAATTTCTAAAGTCTTTGAAATCACGTTGTAACCCTTGCCAGCTTTATGTAAATCAACAATTCTTGATCGTAGATCCTCTGAAAGCTCTTTTTGGCGAGGCATGGCTCACATAAGCATGTTCTTCTTGTGCAGAACAAACTCCAAAAGTTTGAGGGGTTTTTATAAGTCAAAGTAGCTGTAGTCCACACCTCCAAACTCATTGTCTTAACGAGACTCCAGGTGTGCTAAAACCTGACTCCAATTAGCTTTTTTGAGGTCATTAACTCAAGGGTTCACATATTTTTTCCACAAGCactctgaggtttttttttggttattcTCAATAAAGACATGAAAGATCAATTTTTTTGTGGTATTATTTTAGACACATTATATTTGTCAATACCCTTGACTTGGATGAATATCagatcacattttatgacaaATTTATTCAGAAAACCATGACATTCCAAAAGgttcacatactttttcttgCCACTGTATAGAGGCgatgccttgctgcagcggtcgcaaGTTCAActctggcttgcaaccctttgctgcatgtcatctccccattctctctgtctccccatttcacactgtcctgtatattaaaaggcaaaaagcccaaaaaataatcttaaagggccagtgtgtaaaatgggttgaaaaccgttgaaaacagtgacatcagtggccaaattctagattggagggctcactcgctcacccctcccgtcgggtaaatgacggtggcctcgtagggacaaaaagccttgcgcacgagtttttcaggagtaggtctatctaatgacgaggtgaatgtttatttagaaatctaaaccatgttacgatattgtaatgaatccctcatgagcaggagaccagaggagcattcggggaaaaggccagtttatttgagcactccaaaaactccggtaacactccagggggtaaaagactccgtcccaaactctgactcttctggcgtaacacacacacttcataactttacacacatactcgtttaccattccgagtggggacccccctcccctctctgctccgccaatctccagcccgcacactgactgacagcgtagccggtaaacagagctcagctgtttatttagcctagcaatatgtccggactatagtagctgcaatagacgactttgaacgcgattttgaagagtttcttgtagcggacacagacccagagccatacctgtttgagccagagcatacagatgaggaactccatgtgtttgatgctgagcgggcgagaagagaggctgaatgcacagaatgggatttggtgctactgctgccatcattggggagatatatcatcaggaggaaaagcgccgcagagagtgcatcacaaggagtgaagttgcgtcttcttttcctcgcagatgacggttcgggttcattctctcctgttgcgcggtaagtgtggtccattcgcaaactttataactaaaaaaactttccactactctctatcgacgaactactaacactctctgctgtttcctcctccttcttccttccttccgctgtcttcgttggtttatttatacacgcgaaacgcgttctctggctggctggattgtccgctcggtctgccgtacatacatggcggcgcaagatggcgacctctctaaagcaaggcccttgctatatatactgtatatataaaagcataattataaggctacgaaaaccaaacaaattttattttatagcgattatacacttatataaacatattaatgggtagaatattcagattcagattcagattgacaataaaacatgccaaatattacacactggccctttaaaaaaaaaaaagctgttgtgATATTATGAAGACAGAGTCATGTTTCATTATTTTCCCCATCTTACTTTCAtcattcaaaacacaaaatgcCATATATGAATTAAGGAAAGTAGCCTCAAGGGTGGGagtaacaaaaaataatttaaaaaaagtgaaagtgatGAAAATGCTTCTGAATTAATAACAGAAGGGATGAAATCTGTGTGCCTGTTTTAATCAAGTTAGCTTTAAATAAATCACTTGATAATTTATCACTCTATTTTTTAATTATACATCAATTTTTACCACATTTTCATCACCTCCATTTTTACCAATAGTTGTTGCTTCCACCCCTTAAAGCAGAGGTGTCCAAACCTTTTTGAATGGGTGCCAGATTAGATAACGTGAAAATACCAGGGGGTCAGCTGCTTCTCACATCATATGAATTATTAAAGAGCAAACAAAAAGACCACATACTATGACACAAATGCAACTGTTTCACCAACTATTCAACTTTCCATCGTTGTTGAAAGTGGTGGCCCTCGCTGACAACTTCACTCTTtttgctgtggccatgtctgctaccttgcaggaaatgtctgctgttaggtaatcattagtttagtttagtctGTTTTTGAAAACACATTGGTTCCGCCTGCGTAGTTCCTACTCTGTGCATGAAACTGTATGATAGTCATGCCATTGTAaggtgaacagaaaaaaacaatatgttCTTGCTTAATTAATCAATATTGTGTGGCGGGCAacatatattttgaaagtcGAGTGTTAAGCAGTCGAGATGACAGTCAGCACCTCCACGTGTGACGGCATAGTTATCTGCCAAAAAAACGTTGGATTGCCCTATCGGGGTTGGGAGTGAGTTGCTGCCCCAAGCAAAGGAGATATATGGAGTGTAAA contains these protein-coding regions:
- the rgs3a gene encoding regulator of G-protein signaling 3a isoform X5, which codes for MGNLADRVGPKKRFVREASSLQKHLLSDSGDKCDCLLSLEAYSADQKRRVCQCLKDNIDKQLQLHRREPSFPHFEQMLEPKVDTPSCELGGVGDRGGVCLHLPPRNSEGEESSLYPSSPSEPPTLGSPHPSEPLTPLDEIYMPLGGLMGSEERHKVPPTPPPSTEGEDWKSMEGNEMELWREVNTLESRKEEEEEDGASRKSAGSEGEEKEEQEGEEEGERNEEEGNLNLVVSNTDEDNASEPPDTNAPPSSSSSSFVIPELRLDRSFSADALSSPNTDEEEYDEDEDEESEEEDDEDDSDDAYLQRSDSKRRSMVEGATCEKHGGGGLSVQNSLRRRTHSEGSLLQDPRTPCFTSDNAINCLEAAGGHHKGGWTLPSPKTLKKELTKNGGSMHQLCMLFAGRKLSSGSPCSCEVSPEGTKRKKSKNLAKDMKNRLAFLRRRNESPGSNPASKLDKSMKSVKPTPEEALKWGDSLDKLLTHKYGLAAFRAFLRTEFSEENLEFWLACEEYKKIKSQSKMASKAKKIFAEYIAIQSCKEVNLDSYTRDHTKDNLQNVTRSCFDLAQRRIYGLMEKDSYPRFLRSELYVDLINQKKPSSTPTSSSS
- the rgs3a gene encoding regulator of G-protein signaling 3a isoform X6 — translated: MPVSKMLEPKVDTPSCELGGVGDRGGVCLHLPPRNSEGEESSLYPSSPSEPPTLGSPHPSEPLTPLDEIYMPLGGLMGSEERHKVPPTPPPSTEGEDWKSMEGNEMELWREVNTLESRKEEEEEDGASRKSAGSEGEEKEEQEGEEEGERNEEEGNLNLVVSNTDEDNASEPPDTNAPPSSSSSSFVIPELRLDRSFSADALSSPNTDEEEYDEDEDEESEEEDDEDDSDDAYLQRSDSKRRSMVEGATCEKHGGGGLSVQNSLRRRTHSEGSLLQDPRTPCFTSDNAINCLEAAGGHHKGGWTLPSPKTLKKELTKNGGSMHQLCMLFAGRKLSSGSPCSCEVSPEGTKRKKSKNLAKDMKNRLAFLRRRNESPGSNPASKLDKSMKSVKPTPEEALKWGDSLDKLLTHKYGLAAFRAFLRTEFSEENLEFWLACEEYKKIKSQSKMASKAKKIFAEYIAIQSCKEVNLDSYTRDHTKDNLQNVTRSCFDLAQRRIYGLMEKDSYPRFLRSELYVDLINQKKPSSTPTSSSS
- the rgs3a gene encoding regulator of G-protein signaling 3a isoform X7; protein product: MLEPKVDTPSCELGGVGDRGGVCLHLPPRNSEGEESSLYPSSPSEPPTLGSPHPSEPLTPLDEIYMPLGGLMGSEERHKVPPTPPPSTEGEDWKSMEGNEMELWREVNTLESRKEEEEEDGASRKSAGSEGEEKEEQEGEEEGERNEEEGNLNLVVSNTDEDNASEPPDTNAPPSSSSSSFVIPELRLDRSFSADALSSPNTDEEEYDEDEDEESEEEDDEDDSDDAYLQRSDSKRRSMVEGATCEKHGGGGLSVQNSLRRRTHSEGSLLQDPRTPCFTSDNAINCLEAAGGHHKGGWTLPSPKTLKKELTKNGGSMHQLCMLFAGRKLSSGSPCSCEVSPEGTKRKKSKNLAKDMKNRLAFLRRRNESPGSNPASKLDKSMKSVKPTPEEALKWGDSLDKLLTHKYGLAAFRAFLRTEFSEENLEFWLACEEYKKIKSQSKMASKAKKIFAEYIAIQSCKEVNLDSYTRDHTKDNLQNVTRSCFDLAQRRIYGLMEKDSYPRFLRSELYVDLINQKKPSSTPTSSSS
- the rgs3a gene encoding regulator of G-protein signaling 3a isoform X4; translated protein: MDLPLDLCSRALIISEEMILHESKHHSLKVTVFIYSDLMLVTREDEPGRCNVLQSPLYLRQLRLQDDYAEELRFYLIHMTEKCDCLLSLEAYSADQKRRVCQCLKDNIDKQLQLHRREPSFPHFEQMLEPKVDTPSCELGGVGDRGGVCLHLPPRNSEGEESSLYPSSPSEPPTLGSPHPSEPLTPLDEIYMPLGGLMGSEERHKVPPTPPPSTEGEDWKSMEGNEMELWREVNTLESRKEEEEEDGASRKSAGSEGEEKEEQEGEEEGERNEEEGNLNLVVSNTDEDNASEPPDTNAPPSSSSSSFVIPELRLDRSFSADALSSPNTDEEEYDEDEDEESEEEDDEDDSDDAYLQRSDSKRRSMVEGATCEKHGGGGLSVQNSLRRRTHSEGSLLQDPRTPCFTSDNAINCLEAAGGHHKGGWTLPSPKTLKKELTKNGGSMHQLCMLFAGRKLSSGSPCSCEVSPEGTKRKKSKNLAKDMKNRLAFLRRRNESPGSNPASKLDKSMKSVKPTPEEALKWGDSLDKLLTHKYGLAAFRAFLRTEFSEENLEFWLACEEYKKIKSQSKMASKAKKIFAEYIAIQSCKEVNLDSYTRDHTKDNLQNVTRSCFDLAQRRIYGLMEKDSYPRFLRSELYVDLINQKKPSSTPTSSSS